The Deltaproteobacteria bacterium genome contains the following window.
AAAGATGTTCGAGTAGACAAGAACGACAAGGAGGGTAAGCAGGATAAAAATTTTCAAGGGAGAGAATTTCATTGGACCCCTTTATCAAGAGAGTCAAGCGCCTCGCGGGCCTTTTCGAAATCGGGCCTGATCTTCAGCGCCTCTTCAAATTCGGCGCGGGCCTCCTGAAACATCCCCCGGTTAAAGTAGGCCGAACCGAGATTGTAGTGAACCTCCACAAAATCGGGCTTCAGCCGGAGCGCGGTCCGATACTCGGCAATCGCCTCTTCCATGCGCCCTTCGTCCTGGTAGGCGACACCCAGGTTGCTGTGAACGCCGGCATCATTGGGGTTTAACCGGAGGGCGGTTTGATAGGCCCGCATTGCCTCGGAAACAGCCCCCTTCATTTTGTAGGCCACGCCGAGATTATCGTAAATCATGGCGGGATATTCCGGATGTAATCGGAGCGCGGTCTGATACTCGGCAATCGCCTCATCCACGCGCCCCTGATCGCGGTAGGCAATTCCAAGATTTTGGCGCCCCCTTGCCTTCCGGGGCGCCTTTTGCACCACATCCTCCCACAGCGTCACCGGATCCCGCCAAACCCCGTTCCGTCGATGAGCCGCAACGGAAAATCCGCCGATGACCATCAGAATCAACAGGATAATCGGAACTCTGATTTTTTTCCACCGTCCCCAGGCTGATGCCGTCAGAAAACCCGCGACAAGAAAAAAACCGACGCTCGGAAGATAAACCCGATGCTCGTTGATGACATCCTTGATGGGAAAAATCGACGATTCGAAGGACACGGTCAAAAAGAACCAGAAAATGCCGAAAACAATAAGTCGAATAGGACCTGTACGACCTATATGTCTTACTGCCCAAGCAACAAGCCCCAGCAAAAAAACAAACGACACCAACACCGCCGGCTGAAAAAAAGAATGATAAACCGGATAGTCGTAGTCAAGGCTCTGGTGAACGGGAAAAACAAGAAGACGCAGATAGGTCACAATCACTCGGCACTGCGTGAAAAAATATTCCAGCCGGCCCAATGGGGGGATATCCAGGGGCGGCCCCGCCCCCCTTTCCTCCATTGACGGCTCGTGATAGGACAAAGGAACAATAAGAAGGGTCAAAAGAAAGGGGACAAGGGCCAGCCATTGAACCAAGCCCGAAGGGCCGTTGAGGGGGAGGCTCTCCGCCTTAGGCGGACCACTGGAGGGGGCTTTGCTGGCCCCTCTAATGCCACGAAAGAAAATCAATTCCACCAATAGGATCATCAACGGAAGGGTAAAACTGTTCTCCTTGGTTTTCATGGCGAGGAGGGTGGAGAGGAGAGAGGCAAAAAAGTATATAAGTCTTATGGGTCCTCCAGGACCTATAGTCTGGGAGAGCCGCCACTTCAAATAACAAACCACCGCCAACAGATAAAACAGAGTCACCAACGAGGCGAAGCGCTGGACGATGTAGGTAACCGCCTGCGTCTGAACGGGGTGGACGAGGAACAGGAGAGCGGCGAGAAGGGCTATTGGGGAAAAAGATCGTTGATGGTCGATGGTCGATGGTCGATGGTTGATGGAAGATCCCTCCAAACTGCCGGCGGGCAGGCGCAAGAGAAGCAGGATGAGAACATAAACCAAAAACCCGTTGGCGACATGGATCAGAACATTAACAAGGTGATAGCCGAAAACGTTCAATCCCCCCGCCGCGTAATTCAGGGCAAAAGACAAAAAACCGACATACCGGGTTCCGGCCGGATTCAGAAAATTGGCCAAACTCCTGATCTGCGGATTCCCCTCGATATTGCTCGTGTCATCAAAAAGGAAAGGGGAGAAAAAGACGTTCGAGTAGATAAACCCGGCTAAAAGGCAAAAAACAAACAGGACAACTGTTGGCGGGAATTGCTTCGGTTGATCTTCTTTACCGCGGCCTTTGCGAATCATTTACTCCGGAATCAGGGAGCATCCCCATCTCGACCCCCCCTTTTTGGCAGTGGTCTTGACCTCTTTCTTTCCCTTTTCGGCGGGAGTCTTTCCCTCCTCTTCCTCCTCCACCACCGGGCTTCCGGACAGGGCATAATTGGTGAGCTTCCCATCGGCCTGTTTCCAGATCAGCTTTCCGGTCATTGCATCGCCTTTGAACTCGGCGTGCCAGGCAAGCTCCGCACCGACGGCATCCTTTTGCAGGGCATCCCAGACAAGGGCCCCCTCCTCCCCCTTTTTCTGGGTGAACGGGGATGTCGGATAACCCCTTCGTTCAAAAAGGGCGGAGGTAAAATTGTCCTCCTGAAAACGAAGCTGGTCGATAAACTGGGGAACGGTCTGCCCTTCCTCCGTGATTTCCACCCGCCACCTGCTTCCTGTAAGCGGCCCTGCGGCCAAAGCAACCGCGCTCAAGATCGCAACAAACGCCCCCACCATGAACCAGCGGATGAAAAGCATAGATTCCTCCTTATCTTATTCGATGTTTAATCAAGCCTCTTTTTGCCATGTTTGCGAAAATTCCGCAAATTATTTTTATGGAACAAACTTGTAACCGATCCTTTGCACCGTCACGATATGAACGGGATGCGAGGGATCATCCTCCAGTTTCTCGCGCAGACTCCAGATGTGCGTATCCACCGTCCGCGAATTGGCCCCCTCCCCCCAGATTTCGGCCAGAATCTTGTGCCGGGAAACCGGTTGTTCCGGGGTGCGAACGAGGAGCTTCAAAATCGTGAACTCGTTGGCGGTCAACTTCAGCAGTTTTTCCTCCTTGGTCACCTCGTACCGCTTGAAATCGAACTTCAGATTTCCGAAGGCCACCGCCTCCGGTTCGGGGGCCGATGTCCTCCTCAAGACCGCCTTGACGCGCATCATCAGCTCCTGCGGGGAAAAGGGTTTGGTGATGTAGTCGTCGGCCCCCAGCTCCAGCCCCAGCACCTTGTCCGCCTCCTGGCCCCGGGCGCTCAAGACGATGATCGGCGTCCGGTTCCCTTTCCCCCTCAAGTGCCGGCAGATCTGAAACCCGTCCATTCCCGGCATCATGATATCGAGGATGATCAGATCCGCCCCTCCCTCTTCCGCCATTTGCAGGCCTGCCTTCCCGTCGCGCGCCGTCCTTGTCCGGTACCCCTCCATGGAAAGATTGTCCACCAGGCCGGTCAGGATGCTTTCATCGTCTTCAATAATAAGGATGGTTGACATTAGATTTGGGGCCCTTTCGGCCCGTTCGTTGCTACTCGCGTTAATCTATTTCGGGCCTCAAACCCGCCTGCCAATCCGGCGGGCAGGTGGCCCCAAACCCCGCGCCTCGCACTGGCGAAGCCAGATGCTCGGCTTTTTCTAGCCAATCGGGAGCGCGATGGTGAATTCGCTCCCCTCCCCCTCCTCACTTTTTATTTTTATCTTTCCGCGGTGGGCCATCACGGCGTATTGAACGATGGCCAACCCCAGCCCGCTCCCCTCCCGGTTTCTCACCTCCGCGTCCTCCCCCCGGTAGTATTTCCTGAAAATCCTTTTTTGCTCCCGCCTGGGGATCCCCAACCCCTGGTCAATCACCGAAAGGTGAACCCTTTTTCCGTCCCGGGAGAGGACCACGCGGATTTCGGAACCGGCCGGCGAATATTTGACGGCGTTGGAAAGAAGGTTGGTGAGCGCCTGGGAGATCGATTCGGCGTTCATGCGGACCCGCGGGAGGGAAGAAGGGAGAACCGGCACGATCCGGCGGGGTTGGGAGGCCATGTGGGACTGCTCAAACCGCGCAATGGTCTCCGAAACCACGGCGACCAGATCTTCCTCATGCATGGCATACTGCTCCGTCCCGCTTTCGATCCGCGAAAAATCGAGGACATTGTTGGCCAGATTGATAAGCTTCTCGCTCTCGTCGCCGATGATCCGGTAATATTCCCGCCGCTTTTCTTCGCCGGGCACCCGGTCGTTTTCAAGCATCTCGGAGAACATCCGGATGGAGGTGAGCGGCCTGCGAAGATCGTGAACCAGGTGCGACATGAATTCCGCCTTGATCTCGGTCCTCCCCCATTCCCGAAAAAGCCGGCCCAGCGTGAAAAGCCCCCCCAAAAGGATGGCGAGGGCGGAGACAGCGACAGTGACAAAATGGGTCGAGACCTGCTTTGTGACCTTTGCCAGATCCCCCAAAATCTCCGGGTTCCGTTCGTAAACGGCGATCTCAAAGGGAAGTCCGTTGACGGGGGTCAGAAAGGCGGCCGCGCCAAAACCCTCTTTCCGGTGGAGCCCGTCCACGGCCTTCCCATGCAGGTCAAAAATCATTACCTCCCCCTCGAAGAGTTGAGTATTCCGGAGAAGAAGCGGTTCGATGACCCGGAGGTTGGCCCACAGTTCCTTCGGAATCTCCTTGAGCGACGTTTCGATCTCCGAGTTGACGATCCTCGCCATCGACCGGTACTTCTGTTGCGTGTTTCTCTCCAGAATCCACTTTTCCCCCAGGACCGCCAGAATGCTGAACCGGACAAGAAGGATGGTGGGGATTAAAACAGTCAGCAAAAACAAAAGGACCAGCTTGAATCTCATTCATCCTTGGGGCCCTTTCGGCCCGGTTGTGGCTATTCGCGTCATGAATTTCGGGCCTCAAACCCGCCTGCCAATCCGGCGGGCAGGTGGCCCCAAACCCCGCGCGAACCACCGGCCCACAAAGGCAAGCTTAGCTTGCCTGCGTAGCAAAGTCGAAGACTTTGCGGAGTCAAAAAGCCGGATGGTTCGCTTCATTCATTTCTTCCCGCTCTTGCAGGCCTTGAGCTCTTCCTGTAGTTCAGTAAGTTTCGTGATCAGCACCATCCGTTCCTCATTGCTTTTTTCAACCGACCGGTTGGCCTCCAGAAGTTTTTGTTCCACCTCCGGGTTTTTGGTCATCTCGCGGAGCGTCCGGATGGTCTCCTGCCCGGCGGCCCAGTCGGCCTGCAGTTTTTTGATGGCGTTTAAAACACGGGTCCTCTCCTCCTCCAGCCTTCCCCTCTCCCGCTGGCTCTCCTTGAGCCTTGTCTCCAAAATGCTTGCCCTCGTCCAGAGGGCGAACGATTCCTGAAACGGGCCGATGGTGGCGGCAAGGGCCACCGCCACGGTGATCACCACCGCATAAACAACCACAAGGAGACGGGCAATCCTGCCGAACCGCGACTTTTTCATACCGGTTTTTGATTTTAACATGAAAAACCGGAAACCGTCCAGTAAAACTGCGTGATTACAGGAAGTTAAATCAGAAGAATGGAAATAGCCCGGGGTTATCGTCGATAAATTTCCGCGTGCGGACAACGGCAGGTTTGCCCATCTTTTCAAGATATTTTTCCGCCTTCGCCGCGTAAGAGGTCCCCGGATAGAACTCGACCGTCTTTTGGCAATAGTACCGAAGCATGGGATAGTCTTGCATCGCCCAGAAGCCGTTCATGATCCTCAACCACTGCTCCGCCTGATAGATGTCTTTTTTGGAAAGTTCGGACGTTGTCAGAACCGTCACGGTTGGTGGGAGCGGCTTGGCCTGCCGGGCCGGCTCGGCCTCCGCGACCGGCGCCGATTCGCAGGCGGGGGCCTCCGGACAGGCCGGAGTAGGCGGACAAACCGGCGCCGGTGGACAAGACGGCATCTCGCCTGTTCCCAATGCCCCCAGTTTGGAAAGCTTGAGGCCAGGATCGACAAGGAGGCCATGATAGGGAGAAAGGTATATCACCTCCGGCTCCTGCCTTGATTCTTCACCCCAAACAGCCGGCGTGCCCAAACCCCAAAGCGCGACAATCAAAAGCAGTTTTTTCATTGCTGGCGAAAACGGCTTTTCCATTTCGGTTCGGTTTTCTTTTCCTCTTCCGCCGGCAATTCCCCCGCGTCCGATCTCACCGTGGAAAAAGAATTTTTCTTGTCCGCGATGGCGCTCTCGACGGGAACAGTGACCTTGGCAACGGAAGTCGGGTGAGTCCCCGGAAAGGTCTCCTCTCCGCCCATGATGTGGGGGGTGAGCAAAACGCTCAACTCGGAGTTGCTTGACTCCTCCTCGGAGGAGCGAAAGAGCAGACCCACAATGGGAATCCGCGAGAGGATCGGCCACCCCTGGCGGATCTTCAACCTCCGGCTCCCCATCAGGCCGCCGATCAATACCGTCGCGCCGTCCCTCACCATCACGGTCGTTTCGGCGTTGGTGCTTTCGACAATCGGGATCTGATCCCCCTGCGAGGTGGTCACAAAACGGGTGACAGAGCTCACCTCCGGCTTGATCTTCATCGTGATATACCCGTCGCTGTTGATCCTGGGGGTGACGCTCAAGGTGACTCCCACATCCACAAAGGTGACCTGCTGGGCCGTGGTAGTGGTGGCCTGGCTCTGGGTCACGCTGGAGGTGGTGTAGGCCTCCTTGCTCCCCACCATGATCTTGGCCTCATGACCGTCGATCGCCGCGATCTGCGGAGTGGACAGGACCTTTGTGCGTCCGAAAGTCTCCAGAAATTTCATGATGATTCCGGAGCCGGAAAAGCTGGTGGAAGTGGAGCCGTCGGCGTTGGTGGTGGTCACGGGGGCGATGGTGCCGAGGGTCATCTCGCCAAACGAGGCAAAGTTCAACGGGAACGACTGTTGCAAATGCCCCAGCGCCGCGCTCGCCCAGTCGACCCCCCCCTGAAACCGGTCGGACAGGACAATCTGGACGATCTTGGCCTCGATAAAAACCTCGCGGGTCTTCACGTCCAGGGCGCTCACCAAACCCTTAAGCTCCTCGATTTTGTAGGGGAGATCCGAGATGACCAGCCGGTTCATCCTTTCATCCACATAAATTTTTCCCACATCCTCGGTCAGCGACTCGGTCAGCTTTTCCGAAATCTTGTCGGCATGGGCGTATTTCAGGTCGAAGATCTCCGAGGTCGTGGGGGGAACGCGGACGATGGTGGGGAGTTCTTCGTGCCGGATCACCTCCTCCATCTCGGCGATCTTTTGCGGCGTGTCGGTGATCACCACCGTCCCGGTGGAGTCATCGTACACGATTCGGCCGATGGAGCTTTTGACGTTTTCCAGCATGGCCCCCACGTTTTTGGGGGAGGCATAGGTCAGACGGATAACCTTGGTTATCCGTTTGTCGTAAAATTCCTTCCCATAGAGCGCCTTGTATTCCTCCTCCGTCATCAGCCGCATGATGTTCCCGTCGATGGTGTAGGCATAGCGGTTGGAGGAGAGAATAATGTCGATGGCGTCCCGCAGGCTGACATCGTTCAAAAGAAGCGTTATGGCCCCCGTAATTCCCGCGCCGCCGACCACATTAAGGTTGGCCTTGATGGCGAGGTACTTCAAGGCGTCCATCAAATCGATATTCCGGAGATCGAGCGAGATATGCCGGTCTAAAAGCTCGGAAAGAGACAATTTGGACACCTCGGTCTCGGACGGCGGGACAATCGTCTGCGCCGGCGACGGAAGGGTCTCTTTCTTCACCCCCCCTTCCGAAGGAGGGCCCTGGGAAGTAACGGGAGTCCCGGACGGCGCGGTTTCCGCGGGCGTCGTTTCCGCCGGCGCGGTTTCCGCCGGTGTCGCGGGGGCAACCCCCGTCGTTTTGGGGGGGAGCTTGGGCTCCTCGCCCTTGGTTGACTTGACCGTCTCTCCCTCGGATTTTTTCTCTTCCTCTGTTTTTACATTTGTCTTCGTGGTTCCCGTGGTTGAATCGGACGATGTCGTGGCTTCCGGGGATGTCGTTGTGGCTGTTGAAGAACCGGTTGATGAGGACGAAGTCGTTGATGAAGATGACGAGGTCGTTGAAGAGGGCGAGGTTGTCGTGGAGGTTGTCTCGGCAAAAGCCGGCAATGCAAGGGCAAGAATCAATCCGGATAACGTATTAAACGTAAGAACATACGCACGTAAGAACGTTTTTATTTTCATGTCAGAGTAATTCTTTCTCCTGTCCTTCAAATTCCACAATAACCCGATCTTTTTGAATCTCCTTCACCAGAACCCCTTTCAACTCCTCCCCCTGTTTGAGAAAAAAGGTTCTTCCATCTTTGCCGTCGCGGATCATCGCCTCCGGATATTCCCCCCAGGCGATCCCCACCAGCTGAAGGCCGGCCAGAATGCCTGTCGCCTCCGGCGGGGGGGGAGGAGGTTGAAGAGCGGGATTCACCGGCACGGGAGCCGGCTCCTCCCCCTTGGGCTCAAAAAGGCTCCGGCTGGTTAACGCCGTTAAAAGTTCCTCCACGGGCGGGGGGGCAAGGCTCATCTGCGGGGCCTCCGGAACACCCGCCCTTGCCGACCGGACCCGCAGTTTCCCCGTATCGATTTTGGTGAAAAAGGTGGTGTAAACCGAAAGACCCAGCCCCAAAACAATAAGGCCCCCGAGGGCCTTGTTCACCCGCCCCAGGGATATCGCCGGGCCGGTGGAAGAAGGGGAAGGCCGAAAGGGGGAGGCGGGGCCATTGGCCGACGTTATACCGCCGGCCGAGGTTATGCCTCCGGCGACAGCCGCTATTCCGGAAGAAACCGCCCCTCCTGGGGGGATGGCGCCCCCTGCGGGGGCGGCGCCCCCAGCGGGGGTGGCGCCCGCCCCATTCTGGATCACCTCCAAAAGACGCTCCTCGGCGCTCTTCTTTTCTTCATTCATGGCTGATTACTTGTCTACGCATAAGCAGAGTGACGCTTTTTTCCACGGCCCATGCGCTTTAGAGTGTCACCTTATATACCGCATAAAGAGCGGCCCCTCTTTATGGGGTGCGCTACGCAGTGGTCTCCCACATCTCGGGGAGCGAAACTTTCCGGGTGGCGCCGGCCTTTCCGGCGGCGCGCAGAATGCCGATCTCGTCGGCGATCACCTTCTGGACGATCTGTCCATTGACCACCGGCTCGTTGTCCATCACGAGCCGTTCCAAAAGATTATGGCAAAGCGCCGTGATCCGCCGGGGATATCCGTCCGAATGGGAATAGATCAACTCAACCGCTTCTTCCGTAAAG
Protein-coding sequences here:
- a CDS encoding response regulator transcription factor; the encoded protein is MSTILIIEDDESILTGLVDNLSMEGYRTRTARDGKAGLQMAEEGGADLIILDIMMPGMDGFQICRHLRGKGNRTPIIVLSARGQEADKVLGLELGADDYITKPFSPQELMMRVKAVLRRTSAPEPEAVAFGNLKFDFKRYEVTKEEKLLKLTANEFTILKLLVRTPEQPVSRHKILAEIWGEGANSRTVDTHIWSLREKLEDDPSHPVHIVTVQRIGYKFVP
- a CDS encoding tetratricopeptide repeat protein yields the protein MIRKGRGKEDQPKQFPPTVVLFVFCLLAGFIYSNVFFSPFLFDDTSNIEGNPQIRSLANFLNPAGTRYVGFLSFALNYAAGGLNVFGYHLVNVLIHVANGFLVYVLILLLLRLPAGSLEGSSINHRPSTIDHQRSFSPIALLAALLFLVHPVQTQAVTYIVQRFASLVTLFYLLAVVCYLKWRLSQTIGPGGPIRLIYFFASLLSTLLAMKTKENSFTLPLMILLVELIFFRGIRGASKAPSSGPPKAESLPLNGPSGLVQWLALVPFLLTLLIVPLSYHEPSMEERGAGPPLDIPPLGRLEYFFTQCRVIVTYLRLLVFPVHQSLDYDYPVYHSFFQPAVLVSFVFLLGLVAWAVRHIGRTGPIRLIVFGIFWFFLTVSFESSIFPIKDVINEHRVYLPSVGFFLVAGFLTASAWGRWKKIRVPIILLILMVIGGFSVAAHRRNGVWRDPVTLWEDVVQKAPRKARGRQNLGIAYRDQGRVDEAIAEYQTALRLHPEYPAMIYDNLGVAYKMKGAVSEAMRAYQTALRLNPNDAGVHSNLGVAYQDEGRMEEAIAEYRTALRLKPDFVEVHYNLGSAYFNRGMFQEARAEFEEALKIRPDFEKAREALDSLDKGVQ